The following is a genomic window from Miscanthus floridulus cultivar M001 chromosome 14, ASM1932011v1, whole genome shotgun sequence.
CTTAACACAAATGTTTCTGATATGTTTTATCCATGTATTTGTTAGGGAAAACCTCAGATGGGCCTCAAGGTTTTACAAAACCCTGGAGTGGTCTTGCTATGTTATTCTTTCAGTTTCCGCTGCCAGTGTCATTGCCTGTGAAGTGGTTGTACGAAGCCGCAAAGATAAGGGTCATGTACGGCAAACCTAGTTTGTTTAATGGCTGATGGGCAACTATCTCTTTCTGTTTATATGGCTGGCTTGGTATGTTTATATGGCTGGCTTGGTATCTGAGCAGTCACTCAGATCCGTTGTTGTGGAGCAGAAATTATATTAACTTGCTTGTTGTTTGTGTCTTGTTTGAACCGCTACGGTATGAGTATGAGATAATTGCAAGTGTTCGCTTTGCTACGGCTTGGGAGTCTGGGATATCTGTTTCATGCCCTATGTCAGCAAAGCACGCCGTGAAGCAGAAATTGTATTAACCTTTATATGTGTCCTCTATGAACGTTTTTCTGACTGCTATCATCACTTCCTTAAAATTCCAAATGAGTGACTGAGCACTTGCATGTGTCCTCAATGCCAATGAGTCGGCTGTTTCATTCACGTTGAAGATTTGATGAACAGGACTTCGGATTATATGATAGAAAAGTAGCTTATTCAGATATTGGTATTCATCAACAGGCTAAAATTGTTGTATTTCTTTAAAAAAGTAGCTAGCTTCTAGTTCTGCTCCTAAAATAATAAAGCGAGTTAACAGTATACCTCACAGAGAAACCAATATGAAAGACACCGAAAGGACCACAACATGTGAATCAAAATAAATCATGGGTCAAACAGGGATCCAACTTATCAATTGATCACAGCTTCCTAGACAAACCAAATTACCAGTAACAAAAAGGGTCAGATATGGACCAAGCCACACTTGCAGTTTCATTGGACAGAAGTCTTCATGAGGCAGTTAGCATCCTGTTCTACCAAAACATGAATAAAAGCAGGATGCAACAGCAGAACAATGCGCTTCAAATGATTTGGTGACACAAAAGAAAGCATCACAACACATTATGAGAAACACTGAAGAAAAAATATGCCAGCCATTGCTCAGGGTCAGAATCCCAGACATCCAGTAAAGGCAGAAGAAATCTTTTCATTCAGGAACCAAAGAGATCAGGTTCTCTTCCAAAAACCAGATGTCTGTCGCACACAAAAGGACGTTTTAAGTTCCACCCATGTTAAGCTACTCTATGAAACCAGAAGCATTCGGACTGTTTTGACGCACCAGATATCAGTAAGGCCTCGTTCGTTTGGTGTGGATTGAGGGCCAGAAATAATCCATCTGATGCGGATTGAGGGCCAGAAATAATCCATCTGATCTTTACTACTATAAATAAACTTGCCATTCCATCCGGAACTGTTCCAGGCCTCCGTTCCCCGGTAAACGAATGGGTCCTAAAGGAAGTTGGACTATGGGCGCCGGTAACGCTCGAAGCGGCGATCGCTGACGCTGGCACGGTAGAGGATGCGGTCCCACGGGGTCATGAGGCGCTCTGCGAGAGCCTCggctctccacctcgcctcgtcctcctccttcttcctcttgcgCTCCTCCACTTTCCTCttgcgctcctcctcggccaTCTTCTTCCGCTCCTCCGCCCGCTTCTGCTGCTGCGGCTCGGCGATCACCCTCTGCTGCTTCTGAACCATGGTCTCGCCAAAGATGCCTCTAGAGGTCTGGTATATGAAGCCGTTCACATAGTCTGCAGCCACGGCGTCTTTTTGGGCAGCCCATTGTTCAGGAAAGAGGTGGTTGTAGATGACCAGACAAATCGGCAGCAGAAGCGCCACGACGACGACGGCATGGAGCAGGCTAAGGATCCACCTGCGGCGCTGGGGGTGGCACTGGTTTGTTGGTGCCGTAGACCTTAGCGAAGTCGCTCGTTACTTTTGATGCCTCTTCCACCCTCTCCCGCGTGGTCCTCGGGGCGGGCGACGTCCATGTTGATCTGGCGGACCAGCTCAGCAAAGGACGCGGCCACGAGTGACATGGTAGGGTCTTGGGACTGGGTGGCGGCGAAGGCCAGGGTCGCTGCTGGCTCAAGCCGCGCGGTGGTGATGGAATACTTTGTGAAGTCGACGGTCATCGAGCGGTCCCCGGAGGATGTTGCAGAGGACACCATCCTTTCCtgcacacacagagagagaggtGTAAGGTGTTAATCCCCGTTACTGCTGCTGCCGCTGCATGCTATGTTGAAGAAATTAAGAAAGGCAGGAACAGAACACAAACCATGACACGTTCTGCAAATCGCTCCGTCTCCCAGCCCTTGGTCCAGCCCAGGTTGATAGACTCGTACTTCCAGCCGCCCTGTACCATCTCCGCCTTGGCAGCTTGTTGAGCCGTGGCGACGATAACATCGCGGACGTGAGCCGCGGCCATGGGGGTGTACAGCTGCGCGCAAGGATTCAAGCAATTGCAATTCGATGAATCAGATCGCCCCCAACCTACCAAGCAACaaactcaaaccctaactgcacgaGAAATAGGGAAATCACCTCGCATAGGCACTCGCAGGTGGCCTCGATAAGGAAGACGAACCCGTCGCCGTTACTCGCCAGGTGGCGCAGCACGACGATCGTCACGGGTATCAGCATGCCGAGGGGGAGGGGCTCCATATCATCGATCATGTTCCGGGGGAACGGGCCGAGCCCCACCCGCTCCTCGTGGCCCTAGCCGATGGCGGAGTCGTCGACCCTGTCGGTGTCGGTGTCGCTGTCGctgtcgccgccgccggtggccgcCAGGCCATGGGCCCTCCTCCTCTCCCACCAGACGTTGGTCCGCTAGAGCCGATCGAGAGCGGGCTTCACGTAGAATTGGGGACGTGTTGCGGGGAGGCGGAGCATCCCCCGCATCGCGCGCACCATCCCAGACTGAACCATCGCCATCCTCGAGTGCGGCGGGCGGCGGCAGGCGGCGGGCGGCTGGTGTCGGCGGCGGAGGAACTTGGAAGGGGGGTTTGGGTTGGGGAGGCGGGGGTTTTCATTTTCGGTTCGGTGGCCTGGCGCGCAGGGAGGGAGGGAAATGAAATGGAATTCCTACTGGACGGGGGAGCAATCTTTCGGACCGGGCCGGCCGCAACGACTACTACAGTAAACTACTTATTgtagtaatttgttttttttcctattttggaATTTGGAGGACTCCAGTTTTTGGACTACTCCTAATAataattataggaattttataTACAATTTTTTTGTTCTAGATAGATAAATATATGACAACTTTTTCGAGTATATATCTCTTTTTCCAAAATTAATAGGTAAATCTCTAAAATTCATAAATATTTCATTTCAAATCAAAAAATATAAAATTGTAACAAAAAAAATCctaaaaatataatccatattATCCAAAATAAATTAGTTTTGAATTCTTATAAATCTAAATATTAGTCTATTTTAAACATAATCTATCTGTTTGAAGCTCTCATATTTTGGAATTTCTTTTTCGAATTGTTCGAGCgaactcggatggagaaatgaccaaaaccaactTTGTAGTTCATGAACTATTTCATTTCAAACAATTTACAACCCCAGAAATCTATTTGAATTTCtcttattttgaaattcaaattttttgaaTTGTTCGACTGAACTCGAATGGAGCAATCAGcaaaactaaagttgtagatctcatcgagatctacaactttacagttgacaacttttttatttgaaatcatttaccaTCCTAAAGTTGTATTTTCAGgatctcatattttgaaattcaatcttcaactttgtagttgacaactgtttcatttgaaattatttatggtCCCAAAATTCTATTCAAAAATCAAATTTTTTGAACTGTTCGGACGAAGAAATTATCAAAACCAAAGCTTTAGATACCGATGAGATAGATTATATGTTTAGAAGAAAAAATTTGGTACCAATTTCATATTTTCTGATTTAAAAAAGAATTAATCATGAATTTTATCAATTTacctattattttattatttttagaaaatacaTATATACTCAAAACCACCTTTGAAACCATGTGTCCGGGTTTAATTGTTGGAGAGTTGTGCATGTCTGGTTTTATAGTTCAAGGGCTAAATCCAAACTTCAACCAAAGTTTTAGAGCTAAAAATAGACTTTTCCTCAAATCAAAGTCTTCCAACTTATCAACCACTTCAATAATTATCCTGTCCACTAATGCTACTAATATAAAAAGCTATCCAAAGGACATGTAGAGTTATCAAAGGATGAACATCTTTCATTTTGCGCCCTAttcatttggcttataagccgtacttttccagccaacgaacattatttttctttcacaataaatcagccaatagtactttcagccatggcttataagccaagtgaaCAGAGCATTGGTACATATACAAATCAGGAAGACAATGAGGCAACTGAACTGAAATAGCATGATGGTCGGTGAGTACTCTATGCTTTATGACCAAAGTTCAAATAGCATATAGAATAGAACTGCAAAAGACATATACAGCAATATCTACTATCATTAAGCCGGTTTCCTTTGGCCGTCGCTCTGGGTGGCCACGGTAGCAATTGATTTTGTCCTGTTGGATTGCCGCTTCGACGTTCAGATTTCGTTTCAGCTACTGTTCTGTTTTGTGTGGTCTGGAGCCTTCGTTCATTTACTCTCCGTCTCTTTACTATGCCCGTCATCATCCTCATTCACCCCCTCGTCCCCTCCATCGCCCACGGCGGCGCTACCTTCGCTCCTCCCTCCACAGCCCTAGATCTGCTCtttccttcctccctccctctccctcttcctgtGGCGGCGCAGCCGCGGTGGCGTGGGGCCAGCAGCGCCACCCCCGGAGCGGCGGTGGGGGCTTGGCCCACCCCTCGGCACGGGCGTGCGGGACCAGCTTGCCCTTTGGCACGGGCGGCGCCCCCTGTCGCGGCGTTGCGTGGCCGGCGCTACCTCCCCGGCATGGCTAGGCCCCACGCGACAGCTCGGCCACGGGCCCCCAGCGCTCGTTGGCTCCGGCACCACAAGACACAGGTGAAGGTGGCCTCCCTACCTTACTGTCCTCCCTTTCCCTCGCCGGTGCCAGGGTGCAGCGTCGATTTGTGCTTGTCGGCCTTCTTTGCTAGGGTCGATCCGGGGCCTCTATGGCTGGATCCGGTCTTTTCCCCACCGGATCTGTGTACAACGCCAACAGTGAAGCCTGGGGAGCCATGGACAATGGTGGCATGGGGGAGGGCCACGCCGGCCACAGGATGAGAGAGGACTGCCTAGGTGCGCCTGCACCGTCACTCGACCTCCATAGGACGACGTTGGTCCTCCAGTGATCGTAGCTTTACTATCCAGATTTACTCTTCCGGTTGTTTACTGCATCTCCACTGTCACCCTCCCAATGGTTAACAGCAGCAAAAATATCTTGCCTTCTTCTGTCTTTCAGATCCAGATCCAGATCCAGATCCGGTCTCTCGATCGTCTGCACTGGCTACACCCTTTTCACTTGACTTGGATAGATGGATAGGTACCGAGGAACATGCAACTACACAATGTGATTATTGATGATCCACAATTTTGTTGGTAGGCACGACTACTTTCCTTAAAGTGTTTTTTTTGTATTGCTCGCCCTTTATGCATTAACGAAAACAATGATTTTTGCACATCTATTGGAAAATGAGCTTGTCATATCCAACCAGGTTCGCGTCGCTGCCCCACGGTCCCTACGACTATCTTATTGGTAAGATATGATACTAGCTTGGTCGATTTGGTACATCTATGTACCGGTTCCATCAATATGTATTTCATTTATTTTTTCCAGCTGCATCGGCACTTCATTTGGGGGTAAATCACTAAACGCCCTGGTGAGTCTACCATAGTGCCATCTATCTCTTCGTTTGCTTGATAGTTATTTTTGTGTTGATGGCTGATGCTACTTGCCGTTTACCTCTTGCAATTTTAGTGACCATCTGCTGCTGCAGCTCTGGCAAGATTAATGCTTGGATATTGGAGATGTTTTCTTTAATTAGTGATGTTACATGGTTTAGGTTAATATATTGCCTGTAGCCACATTGCAGTGGACCTATCTTTGTTTTAAGAAATAATTGCATCAAATTATGTGTTTCATGTCCTGAGATACAAGAGTGGGCGTTAATGAGGTTATTAATTCTCATTTTCCACGACATCGCTGGTTGCATTTATTGATGCAGTATTGATTTTGATTCGTCGTTACTCAGGTCATTGTTTACCTTATCTGATTATGGTCTGTCTTTCCCAATAGTTACAGAGAGGCCAATGGCATCCATTGCTTCTATAGAGATGGcaacctttaaactaaaatatTTCAGGTACATCCCCATTTGATCATGTTATCTTTATGAGGTACTTAGTTTTCTTATCATATCGCAAGACTCATCTAATTAGACACTTCAGATTTACTTGGTTTAGGAGGCAACGATGATTATTGGTTGCATCTAGATTAAGTGACAAGAAGCCACATCTTTTTGTTATTTCGCTTCTATACAGTGATGTTTCATGTGCTGCAATGATTTATTGTGTTCGTTTAAGATAAAATATTGCCTTTTCGTTTCCATTTTGATGTGCAATTCCATTTCTGTTGCCTGCTCAGGTTTAGTACAGCTAGATTTTCCCCTTCAGGATGGTATATAATTCTAGTACTAGTGATCTGTGCGCGCCCATGTGCGCGAGAAATGGCCGAAAATCTATCTGGGAAATGGCACAATGCTGACAAATAACAAATATTATAGGCACCTAACTAAAATTGAGTCACCTAACTGACAGCTGTAATTATCAACGATGATGAGATACTGTTTTCTTATAAACAAACGATGAAGAACACAACAGCGAGCATATATTATACGAAACATGGAGTTTGCCGTGGTAGCTGTCTTACATAATTTTACACAAAAGTGGCAACAGAACATTGCTAGCGATGCAGAATTCAGGAGCCAGGCTAACACAACACGGATGACGCTCGCAGTGATAGATTGCACGCTTGGAGAGAATGTCGAAGGAAGGGGTGCTGGTTTCAGAAGTTGTACCGATCCTGTCAGGTGTAGTGCAGGGCCATTCAGGTCGTAGCTTGTTCGGATGGGGGGGACATGTCTTGGTCGGCAGGTTCAAGAAGTCGGAGCAACTCCGCATGTAGCTTGGACAAGGTCATGGACAGCTTGGAGTAAACCGACGACGGATATGTGTTGCCGCTGCTACAAATCGGCTGCTGGCGTGCTCTTTTTTCCGCTGGCGATGCCTGCTTGCATGCGAGGAGGGGGACCATGGAGGACGTTTCAAGGCACACTGAACTGAAGGAGTGAAAAAACCGTTGTAGCGCCGTGTTCTTTGCACTGATATCTTGTTTCAGTTTTTTAGCTTTATCTTCAAATAGCATAAGCCACGTTTTAGAGAAAAGCATGTCGGCCTTTAGTTCTGAGACACGTTCAGCATTGTAGTCATCAATCTCAATCCGTTTCTCGTTTTCAAGGTACTTAAGTATATTGTGGTATGCATTCTCAATCGCTAAGTTCTTCGAGATTGCGGCACTGCCAATAAATTCTTTGGTTTCGATGTCATAGGAAACTCTTGCCAGCATATTGCCAAGGGTTAGTCTACTGATGAACATGCCGTCATCAGTCTGTGTGGTTGCCTCTGACTGGATGGTCAACTTCAGCTCCTTCGCGGCTAGGGCGAACATCTCTTTTCTGCTGATCCTAAGGAGTCTGGGAAGCTGAAATTAGAGGCAAGAAATATTTATCATCAAGCAACAACAGAGTCGGAACGTAGATGACCATGAGGGACTACGCAAGACTTCGTACCAGCGAGATCCGGTCATCGTCCTCCAAGAGCTGTAGATCTGAAGCATCTTCTGTGGTCTGTAGGTGTGTCATGGGCGCCGCATGGGGCTGGATCTGGGGCTGCTGTTTTTCATCCTT
Proteins encoded in this region:
- the LOC136505183 gene encoding uncharacterized protein, with the translated sequence MAAAHVRDVIVATAQQAAKAEMVQGGWKYESINLGWTKGWETERFAERVMERMVSSATSSGDRSMTVDFTKYSITTARLEPAATLAFAATQSQDPTMSLVAASFAELVRQINMDVARPEDHAGEGGRGIKSNERLR